A window of Candidatus Poribacteria bacterium contains these coding sequences:
- a CDS encoding BatA domain-containing protein — protein sequence MLPSRIIIKNMFGLQFLTPLFLAVGAAAASLPLIIHLLNRERARRLVFSTIRFIKMSHQANVQRHRLKQLLLLLMRILILALLGLAFARPFFADTPATTGGTGGVRNIVIILDTSYSMGYLDTFDQAKKAAIELADDLQPSDTSALIFTNNKAKVVKPLNGEHRQIQTVLTGARLTNHTTDYLDAIQSADEILGEANIGAKQIYFVSDLQRIGWESFVDTDKLSPDVEIAFIDVSAKEPVNLAITGVSVPQVVLNEQKPAQVVVRVQNFGEQAFEGLPVQLFIDDNNVGTTTLDIEPNDVMDVLFSVHFRTEKIHTGYAALPDDHLEIDDKRYFRLQSLKSIKVHCVNGEPGRRDYESETFFLETALQPGVQIVPIDLTQSRQLSNASEISQYDVIILANVEKLTGLEIQSLRTFVGAGGGLIITAGDRMNLEAYRSTLGAGEEPLMPCNFVQPVGDALNHDRFSVLAMLDYNHPIFQPFKEPNHGDFGKGRFYRYLQAVPLKGAAVLASFDDGSPALFEKVYGTGRVLCFTSTIDREWTDLPIHGVYLPFLYEAIKYLALKRTAEKPDYRIGDTVELGGYQLPPGTEIATFNPMGEETRTEITESGGIIYDATEHPGIYSAHISGKQPRYFVVNPDTIESNLTARDSEELTSMLAGSEKAVATQAVTTEMITKYHGEVEKNQGMWWYLMLGVFLLAVGEMFIANRI from the coding sequence CTAACCCCTTTATTCCTCGCCGTTGGCGCGGCGGCAGCATCGCTGCCCCTGATTATTCATCTCCTCAACCGGGAGCGGGCGAGACGGCTTGTGTTCAGCACGATTCGGTTCATCAAAATGTCCCACCAAGCGAACGTGCAGCGGCACCGGTTGAAACAGCTGCTCTTATTGTTGATGCGAATCCTGATCTTGGCGTTGCTTGGACTAGCGTTCGCACGCCCATTTTTCGCGGATACGCCCGCTACTACCGGGGGGACAGGTGGTGTGCGAAATATTGTCATCATTCTGGACACCTCCTATAGCATGGGTTATCTCGATACCTTCGATCAGGCGAAAAAGGCGGCAATTGAACTTGCTGACGACCTTCAACCCAGCGACACTTCCGCCCTCATCTTTACCAACAACAAAGCAAAGGTAGTCAAACCGCTCAATGGAGAACACCGACAAATCCAAACAGTGCTAACGGGCGCACGGTTGACCAATCACACTACGGATTACCTCGACGCAATTCAATCAGCGGATGAGATACTTGGGGAGGCGAATATTGGGGCAAAGCAGATTTACTTCGTCAGCGATTTGCAGCGAATCGGGTGGGAGAGTTTCGTTGATACCGATAAACTCAGTCCTGATGTTGAGATCGCTTTTATTGATGTGAGTGCGAAAGAACCGGTCAATCTCGCAATTACCGGCGTGAGTGTGCCGCAGGTAGTGCTGAATGAACAGAAGCCAGCACAAGTGGTTGTTCGCGTTCAAAACTTTGGGGAACAAGCGTTTGAAGGTTTACCGGTGCAACTGTTTATCGATGATAACAATGTCGGCACGACTACACTCGATATCGAACCCAATGATGTAATGGACGTTTTGTTCTCAGTTCATTTCAGAACAGAAAAGATTCATACCGGCTACGCCGCGTTGCCGGACGACCATCTAGAGATTGACGATAAGCGGTATTTCCGTCTACAAAGCCTGAAGTCAATCAAGGTGCATTGCGTCAACGGCGAACCAGGGCGGCGCGATTATGAGAGTGAGACATTCTTCTTGGAGACAGCGCTTCAGCCGGGGGTTCAGATTGTCCCAATCGACTTGACACAATCCCGTCAACTCTCAAACGCTTCGGAGATTTCACAATATGACGTGATTATCTTGGCAAACGTAGAGAAATTGACCGGCTTGGAGATACAGTCCTTGAGAACGTTTGTCGGGGCTGGTGGTGGTTTGATTATCACTGCGGGAGATCGGATGAACCTGGAGGCATATAGGAGTACACTCGGTGCGGGCGAAGAACCATTGATGCCGTGCAACTTCGTGCAGCCGGTTGGCGACGCACTCAATCACGATCGGTTCAGTGTTCTCGCAATGCTCGACTACAATCACCCCATCTTCCAGCCGTTCAAGGAACCGAATCACGGCGATTTCGGGAAAGGGCGATTCTACCGGTACCTCCAAGCGGTGCCGTTAAAGGGTGCAGCGGTCTTGGCAAGTTTTGACGATGGAAGTCCGGCACTCTTCGAGAAAGTTTATGGAACTGGGCGCGTGCTCTGCTTCACTTCGACGATTGATCGGGAGTGGACAGACCTGCCGATTCACGGCGTTTATCTCCCGTTTCTGTACGAAGCGATTAAATACCTCGCGCTCAAACGGACGGCTGAGAAACCCGATTATCGCATTGGCGATACGGTGGAGTTGGGCGGTTATCAACTACCCCCGGGGACGGAAATTGCCACTTTTAACCCAATGGGTGAGGAGACCCGGACGGAAATTACTGAGAGCGGCGGCATTATCTACGACGCCACCGAGCATCCGGGAATCTACTCTGCCCATATCTCCGGCAAACAACCGCGTTACTTCGTTGTCAATCCGGACACGATTGAATCCAACCTCACCGCCCGCGATTCAGAGGAATTGACCAGCATGTTGGCTGGCAGTGAAAAAGCTGTCGCCACGCAGGCTGTAACAACGGAAATGATTACGAAGTATCACGGCGAGGTCGAAAAAAATCAGGGTATGTGGTGGTATTTGATGCTCGGAGTGTTTCTGTTGGCGGTCGGGGAAATGTTCATCGCAAATCGTATATGA
- a CDS encoding class I SAM-dependent methyltransferase codes for MAESSSDRAYTMGRSQEETERLIQQSGLYEDITGRLLRDAGLFTGMKVLDIGSGAGDVAFAAAELVGSKGEVLGVDMNPEILETARTRAEAAGLANVQFVAGDAQALDLPNDFDALIGRLVLMYLPNPTETLKQLATHLCPGGIVAFQEVEFSTYSSIARPDTPMMNQLAEWGVEVFRRSGANVGMGLDLYSTFVDAGLPEPSLQYSAPVGGPETWIGYQFITAAFQSILPLLERFEIATAEEVDLDTLAQRLRAEVVASKRPLILPPHITAWAQLPT; via the coding sequence ATGGCCGAATCAAGTAGTGATAGGGCATATACGATGGGACGCAGCCAAGAGGAGACAGAGCGGTTGATTCAGCAGTCAGGGCTGTATGAAGATATAACCGGACGTCTTCTCAGGGATGCAGGTCTCTTTACCGGAATGAAGGTACTTGATATTGGTAGTGGTGCCGGGGATGTGGCGTTTGCCGCTGCGGAATTGGTTGGTAGTAAAGGGGAGGTCCTCGGTGTAGATATGAACCCGGAGATCCTTGAAACTGCCCGAACACGGGCGGAGGCAGCAGGTTTGGCAAACGTCCAGTTCGTGGCAGGGGATGCTCAAGCTTTGGACCTGCCGAACGACTTTGATGCCCTTATCGGACGCTTGGTCTTGATGTATCTCCCCAATCCCACGGAGACCTTAAAACAGCTCGCAACACACCTGTGTCCGGGGGGTATTGTCGCTTTTCAGGAGGTTGAGTTCTCGACCTACTCGTCAATTGCTCGTCCAGATACGCCAATGATGAACCAGTTGGCAGAGTGGGGAGTGGAGGTGTTTCGACGTTCGGGAGCGAATGTTGGAATGGGGCTTGATCTATACAGCACTTTTGTCGATGCTGGTTTGCCCGAACCGAGTCTACAGTATTCAGCACCGGTAGGCGGTCCGGAAACGTGGATAGGTTACCAATTCATAACAGCTGCTTTTCAAAGCATACTCCCGCTCTTGGAAAGATTCGAGATTGCGACTGCTGAAGAGGTCGATCTGGACACACTTGCCCAACGGCTTCGGGCGGAAGTTGTTGCATCAAAACGTCCACTCATCTTGCCGCCGCATATCACGGCTTGGGCGCAACTCCCAACGTAA